The Halopseudomonas sabulinigri genome window below encodes:
- a CDS encoding sensor histidine kinase, with protein MNRRLWWKLCATLVLGMLALFWLISHLTWETEEAMSFIAESHQRTLRSYGAQAEALYNAGNEQALSEWLRSVQEQENTWAAVIQSDLTPIAGSTFSQRFTEGFGLGRDVSWKIHLYFAENPTMDLPFSDGRTHFVIQLPERMRPGNYWSPSRLLLQVVLPFAVLLLVCLLLYRHLMHPLRRLELATRRFSEGDYSARVGADLGARKDELAGLARAFDGMAERTQQLIENQRQRLSDMSHELRTPLTRIEMAVSLAEQQQGDQLLLERIRGECNGMRQLVEDALTLSWLENESPVLRDESLDLTELVDSIVDDARFEYPEHKLNVQLPASARLSNSSHRALGQAIENVVRNALDHTPRGGSVQVSLVERSGVWLLSVADCGAGVPGDMLERIFQPFFRLSGGSNEGRSGFGLGLALARRQVQATGGSLSASNGAQGGLVIEMRLPRGGLQT; from the coding sequence ATGAATCGCCGCCTGTGGTGGAAGCTGTGCGCCACTCTGGTGCTGGGGATGCTGGCGCTGTTCTGGCTCATCTCGCATCTGACCTGGGAAACCGAAGAGGCAATGAGTTTTATCGCCGAGTCGCATCAACGCACCCTGCGCAGCTATGGCGCGCAAGCCGAAGCGCTATACAACGCGGGCAACGAGCAAGCGCTGAGCGAGTGGCTGCGCAGCGTGCAGGAGCAGGAAAACACTTGGGCGGCGGTAATTCAATCTGACCTTACGCCCATCGCCGGCAGTACTTTTTCGCAACGTTTCACCGAGGGCTTTGGGCTGGGTCGCGACGTGTCGTGGAAGATACATCTGTACTTTGCGGAAAACCCGACCATGGACCTGCCGTTCAGTGATGGCCGTACCCATTTCGTCATCCAGCTGCCAGAACGCATGCGCCCTGGCAACTACTGGTCACCCTCGCGCCTGTTGTTACAGGTGGTGCTGCCGTTCGCAGTGCTGCTGCTGGTGTGTCTGCTGCTTTACCGTCATCTGATGCACCCGCTGCGCCGGCTGGAACTGGCCACCCGGCGGTTTAGTGAGGGCGACTACAGTGCGCGCGTAGGGGCCGATCTGGGCGCGCGCAAGGATGAACTAGCGGGGCTGGCACGCGCCTTTGATGGCATGGCCGAGCGCACCCAGCAACTGATCGAAAACCAGCGTCAGCGTCTCTCGGACATGTCTCACGAATTGCGCACTCCGCTCACACGCATCGAAATGGCGGTCAGCCTGGCGGAGCAGCAACAGGGCGATCAGCTGTTGCTTGAACGTATTCGCGGCGAATGCAACGGCATGCGGCAACTGGTGGAAGATGCCCTGACCCTCAGTTGGCTGGAGAACGAGAGCCCGGTACTGCGCGACGAAAGTCTGGACCTGACCGAGCTGGTCGACAGTATTGTGGATGACGCGCGTTTTGAATATCCAGAGCACAAGCTGAACGTGCAGCTGCCGGCCAGCGCCCGGCTAAGCAACAGCAGTCATCGCGCGTTGGGTCAGGCGATCGAGAACGTGGTGCGCAACGCCCTGGACCATACACCGCGCGGCGGCAGTGTACAGGTCAGCCTGGTGGAGCGCTCAGGCGTCTGGCTATTGAGCGTCGCCGACTGCGGTGCGGGCGTGCCGGGTGACATGCTGGAGCGTATTTTTCAGCCGTTTTTTCGCTTGTCCGGTGGCAGCAATGAGGGACGCAGCGGCTTTGGCCTGGGTTTGGCACTGGCGCGGCGGCAGGTGCAGGCGACCGGTGGTAGCCTCTCGGCAAGCAACGGCGCGCAGGGCGGGCTGGTGATCGAGATGCGCCTGCCGCGCGGCGGGTTGCAAACGTAA